One Rosa chinensis cultivar Old Blush chromosome 3, RchiOBHm-V2, whole genome shotgun sequence DNA window includes the following coding sequences:
- the LOC112191322 gene encoding centrosomal protein of 290 kDa isoform X1, with product MEEMISDLKESEVDQIALAEAFESLLARCKQIGDQFILTRSTISTRFKELQTREEEIGRREKLLEEKESGFKSKEEELDAIEEGITEKLLEFEEGKTQLERLNFSIDDKERRVLEVEELIRVKERECDLIENRIEKGTNMMIRIEESIKEMDLKVKGFDLHKKEMEDWSSKLELKEKELERLFEKLRLKEALLEPNVVELHVLANSVEECLNEAQRREREVELKGRRVESRVKEVELAEMRVEECLNEAQRREREVELKERRVESRVKEVELAEMRVNECLNEGQRKEREVELKERRVESRVKEVELAEMRVNECLNEAHRKEKEVESKVKELELTEMRVKERLNKVELKEEHLCLMEKLMEENKRRLDVLMKTSEELEKHLDSLQKSVEERERNLDLVSDELKGKEREFQQRAEALELNWAQFDSPGKIQQLEYTPGVDNAVVSSSVTNNISSFVKADEPESSLSKNAASFLSSNLQPNATSDEGYVPGFLNENLSGNNFIDNELAASLRLLQDPAKLVLYNMQKSLDQYLRNGYFEESIMSGNLSILKELMSISPHVGPHLKVDATYLASQWKTKMRGNTKNSVESLAFLLFITLYGLVSMLNVDEIVKLLGLISQNKRALELCQTHAFAVKIADLIHSLIERKQLPVAVRCICMLKFTDMLPLVPLLEEYVQDAMESFKEICGLRITPDEKVKIFKKQIADARALVQCLKDYNLGSEHPSNAIEIQIVQLETLAENWKLLVPPLCPSIIDQHKDGKRKKHNTSTSDPEFQPQQQRKMKIVFRGIGP from the exons ATGGAAGAGATGATCTCGGATTTGAAAGAATCGGAGGTAGACCAAATTGCTCTGGCCGAAGCATTCGAGAGTTTGCTAGCCCGCTGCAAGCAAATTGGGGACCAGTTCATCTTGACCCGGAGCACAATCTCGACCCGGTTTAAGGAGCTCCAGACCCGCGAGGAGGAAATTGGGCGCCGGGAGAAGCTTCTGGAAGAGAAAGAGTCCGGCTTTAAGTCGAAGGAGGAGGAGTTGGATGCAATTGAGGAGGGCATTACAGAGAAGCTACTGGAGTTTGAAGAAGGTAAGACCCAATTGGAAAGACTTAATTTTTCGATTGATGATAAAGAGAGGAGGGTTTTGGAAGTTGAGGAATTGATTAGGGTAAAAGAGAGGGAGTGTGATTTGATCGAAAATCGTATCGAAAAGGGTACCAATATGATGATTAGGATTGAGGAGAGTATTAAAGAAATGGATTTGAAGGTGAAAGGTTTTGACTTGCATAAGAAAGAAATGGAGGATTGGAGCAGTAAGCTTGAATTGAAAGAGAAGGAACTAGAGAGGTTGTTTGAGAAGCTTAGATTGAAAGAGGCGTTATTAGAAccaaatgttgtagagcttcaTGTTCTTGCTAACAGCGTCGAAGAGTGCCTCAATGAAGCTCAAAGGAGGGAGAGGGAAGTTGAATTGAAAGGGAGACGAGTTGAATCAAGGGTTAAGGAAGTAGAGTTGGCTGAGATGAGGGTCGAAGAGTGCCTCAATGAAGCTCAAAGGAGGGAGAGGGAAGTTGAATTGAAAGAGAGACGAGTTGAATCAAGAGTTAAGGAAGTTGAGTTGGCTGAGATGAGGGTCAATGAGTGCCTCAATGAAGGTCAGAGGAAAGAGAGGGAAGTTGAATTGAAAGAGAGACGAGTTGAATCAAGAGTTAAGGAAGTTGAGTTGGCTGAGATGAGGGTCAATGAGTGCCTCAATGAAGCTCACAGGAAAGAGAAGGAAGTTGAATCGAAAGTTAAGGAACTTGAGTTGACTGAGATGAGGGTCAAGGAACGCCTCAATAAGGTTGAATTGAAAGAAGAGCATCTTTGTTTAATGGAGAAGTTGatggaagaaaacaaaagacGTTTGGATGTACTCATGAAGACTTCAGAAGAGTTGGAAAAACACTTGGATTCACTCCAAAAGTCGGTGGAAGAGCGCGAAAGGAATTTGGATTTGGTATCTGATGAACTTAAAGGGAAAGAGAGGGAATTTCAACAGCGGGCCGAAGCGCTTGAATTGAACTGGGCGCAATTTGATTCGCCAGGGAAGATTCAGCAGTTGGAATATACACCTGGGGTTGACAATGCGGTTGTTTCTTCATCTG TGACCAACAACATTTCTTCCTTTGTCAAAGCGGACGAACCAGAATCTTCACTGTCTAAAAATGCAGCAAGTTTTCTTTCCTCAAATCTTCAACCAAATGCCACCAGTGATGAAGGATATGTCCCAGGGTTTCTAAATGAGAATTTAAGTGGGAATAATTTCATAGATAATGAATTGGCTGCTTCTCTTCGGTTGTTACAGGACCCAGCTAAACTCGTGTTATATAATATGCAAAAATCCCTTGATCAGTACTTAAGAAATGGATATTTTGAAGAAAGTATAATGTCAGGTAACCTTTCCATATTGAAGGAGCTAATGAGTATTTCACCACATGTTGGACCTCATCTGAAAGTAGATGCAACATATCTAGCATCCCAGTGGAAAACAAAGATGAGAGGCAATACCAAAAATTCAGTGGAGAGTTTGGCATTCTTGTTGTTTATAACTCTGTATGGATTGGTTTCTATGTTGAATGTAGATGAGATAGTAAAGCTTCTTGGGTTGATTTCTCAGAATAAAAGGGCTCTCGAATTATGTCAGACACATGCTTTTGCAGTTAAGATCGCTG ATCTTATTCACAGTCTTATTGAAAGGAAGCAGCTGCCTGTGGCTGTTAGATGTATTTGCATGCTCAAGTTCACTGACATGCTCCCCCTAGTACCACTCCTAGAAGAGTATGTGCAGGATGCAATGGAAAGTTTCAAAGAAATTTGTGGGTTAAGGATTACTCCTGATGAAAAG GTCAAGATTTTTAAAAAACAAATAGCTGATGCAAGAGCTTTGGTTCAATGCCTCAAAGATTACAACCTTGGATCCGAACACCCGTCCAATGCCATTGAAATACAAATAGTTCAGCTGGAAACACTGGCGGAGAATTGGAAACTTTTGGTGCCCCCTCTTTGTCCCAGTATCATTGATCAACACAAGgatggaaaaagaaagaagcataATACTAGCACTTCTGACCCTGAGTTCCAACCACAACAGCAGCGTAAAATGAAGATTGTCTTTCGTGGTATTGGACCCTAG
- the LOC112191322 gene encoding golgin subfamily A member 6-like protein 22 isoform X4, whose product MEEMISDLKESEVDQIALAEAFESLLARCKQIGDQFILTRSTISTRFKELQTREEEIGRREKLLEEKESGFKSKEEELDAIEEGITEKLLEFEEGKTQLERLNFSIDDKERRVLEVEELIRVKERECDLIENRIEKGTNMMIRIEESIKEMDLKVKGFDLHKKEMEDWSSKLELKEKELERLFEKLRLKEALLEPNVVELHVLANSVEECLNEAQRREREVELKGRRVESRVKEVELAEMRVEECLNEAQRREREVELKERRVESRVKEVELAEMRVNECLNEGQRKEREVELKERRVESRVKEVELAEMRVNECLNEAHRKEKEVESKVKELELTEMRVKERLNKVELKEEHLCLMEKLMEENKRRLDVLMKTSEELEKHLDSLQKSVEERERNLDLVSDELKGKEREFQQRAEALELNWAQFDSPGKIQQLEYTPGVDNAVVSSSVTNNISSFVKADEPESSLSKNAASFLSSNLQPNATSDEGYVPGFLNENLSGNNFIDNELAASLRLLQDPAKLVLYNMQKSLDQYLRNGYFEESIMSGNLSILKELMSISPHVGPHLKVDATYLASQWKTKMRGNTKNSVESLAFLLFITLYGLVSMLNVDEIVKLLGLISQNKRALELCQTHAFAVKIADLIHSLIERKQLPVAVRCICMLKFTDMLPLVPLLEEYVQDAMESFKEICGLRITPDEKAYF is encoded by the exons ATGGAAGAGATGATCTCGGATTTGAAAGAATCGGAGGTAGACCAAATTGCTCTGGCCGAAGCATTCGAGAGTTTGCTAGCCCGCTGCAAGCAAATTGGGGACCAGTTCATCTTGACCCGGAGCACAATCTCGACCCGGTTTAAGGAGCTCCAGACCCGCGAGGAGGAAATTGGGCGCCGGGAGAAGCTTCTGGAAGAGAAAGAGTCCGGCTTTAAGTCGAAGGAGGAGGAGTTGGATGCAATTGAGGAGGGCATTACAGAGAAGCTACTGGAGTTTGAAGAAGGTAAGACCCAATTGGAAAGACTTAATTTTTCGATTGATGATAAAGAGAGGAGGGTTTTGGAAGTTGAGGAATTGATTAGGGTAAAAGAGAGGGAGTGTGATTTGATCGAAAATCGTATCGAAAAGGGTACCAATATGATGATTAGGATTGAGGAGAGTATTAAAGAAATGGATTTGAAGGTGAAAGGTTTTGACTTGCATAAGAAAGAAATGGAGGATTGGAGCAGTAAGCTTGAATTGAAAGAGAAGGAACTAGAGAGGTTGTTTGAGAAGCTTAGATTGAAAGAGGCGTTATTAGAAccaaatgttgtagagcttcaTGTTCTTGCTAACAGCGTCGAAGAGTGCCTCAATGAAGCTCAAAGGAGGGAGAGGGAAGTTGAATTGAAAGGGAGACGAGTTGAATCAAGGGTTAAGGAAGTAGAGTTGGCTGAGATGAGGGTCGAAGAGTGCCTCAATGAAGCTCAAAGGAGGGAGAGGGAAGTTGAATTGAAAGAGAGACGAGTTGAATCAAGAGTTAAGGAAGTTGAGTTGGCTGAGATGAGGGTCAATGAGTGCCTCAATGAAGGTCAGAGGAAAGAGAGGGAAGTTGAATTGAAAGAGAGACGAGTTGAATCAAGAGTTAAGGAAGTTGAGTTGGCTGAGATGAGGGTCAATGAGTGCCTCAATGAAGCTCACAGGAAAGAGAAGGAAGTTGAATCGAAAGTTAAGGAACTTGAGTTGACTGAGATGAGGGTCAAGGAACGCCTCAATAAGGTTGAATTGAAAGAAGAGCATCTTTGTTTAATGGAGAAGTTGatggaagaaaacaaaagacGTTTGGATGTACTCATGAAGACTTCAGAAGAGTTGGAAAAACACTTGGATTCACTCCAAAAGTCGGTGGAAGAGCGCGAAAGGAATTTGGATTTGGTATCTGATGAACTTAAAGGGAAAGAGAGGGAATTTCAACAGCGGGCCGAAGCGCTTGAATTGAACTGGGCGCAATTTGATTCGCCAGGGAAGATTCAGCAGTTGGAATATACACCTGGGGTTGACAATGCGGTTGTTTCTTCATCTG TGACCAACAACATTTCTTCCTTTGTCAAAGCGGACGAACCAGAATCTTCACTGTCTAAAAATGCAGCAAGTTTTCTTTCCTCAAATCTTCAACCAAATGCCACCAGTGATGAAGGATATGTCCCAGGGTTTCTAAATGAGAATTTAAGTGGGAATAATTTCATAGATAATGAATTGGCTGCTTCTCTTCGGTTGTTACAGGACCCAGCTAAACTCGTGTTATATAATATGCAAAAATCCCTTGATCAGTACTTAAGAAATGGATATTTTGAAGAAAGTATAATGTCAGGTAACCTTTCCATATTGAAGGAGCTAATGAGTATTTCACCACATGTTGGACCTCATCTGAAAGTAGATGCAACATATCTAGCATCCCAGTGGAAAACAAAGATGAGAGGCAATACCAAAAATTCAGTGGAGAGTTTGGCATTCTTGTTGTTTATAACTCTGTATGGATTGGTTTCTATGTTGAATGTAGATGAGATAGTAAAGCTTCTTGGGTTGATTTCTCAGAATAAAAGGGCTCTCGAATTATGTCAGACACATGCTTTTGCAGTTAAGATCGCTG ATCTTATTCACAGTCTTATTGAAAGGAAGCAGCTGCCTGTGGCTGTTAGATGTATTTGCATGCTCAAGTTCACTGACATGCTCCCCCTAGTACCACTCCTAGAAGAGTATGTGCAGGATGCAATGGAAAGTTTCAAAGAAATTTGTGGGTTAAGGATTACTCCTGATGAAAAG GCTTACTTTTGA
- the LOC112191322 gene encoding golgin subfamily A member 6-like protein 6 isoform X5, giving the protein MEEMISDLKESEVDQIALAEAFESLLARCKQIGDQFILTRSTISTRFKELQTREEEIGRREKLLEEKESGFKSKEEELDAIEEGITEKLLEFEEGKTQLERLNFSIDDKERRVLEVEELIRVKERECDLIENRIEKGTNMMIRIEESIKEMDLKVKGFDLHKKEMEDWSSKLELKEKELERLFEKLRLKEALLEPNVVELHVLANSVEECLNEAQRREREVELKGRRVESRVKEVELAEMRVEECLNEAQRREREVELKERRVESRVKEVELAEMRVNECLNEGQRKEREVELKERRVESRVKEVELAEMRVNECLNEAHRKEKEVESKVKELELTEMRVKERLNKVELKEEHLCLMEKLMEENKRRLDVLMKTSEELEKHLDSLQKSVEERERNLDLVSDELKGKEREFQQRAEALELNWAQFDSPGKIQQLEYTPGVDNAVVSSSVTNNISSFVKADEPESSLSKNAASFLSSNLQPNATSDEGYVPGFLNENLSGNNFIDNELAASLRLLQDPAKLVLYNMQKSLDQYLRNGYFEESIMSGNLSILKELMSISPHVGPHLKVDATYLASQWKTKMRGNTKNSVESLAFLLFITLYGLVSMLNVDEIVKLLGLISQNKRALELCQTHAFAVKIAADNMQFS; this is encoded by the exons ATGGAAGAGATGATCTCGGATTTGAAAGAATCGGAGGTAGACCAAATTGCTCTGGCCGAAGCATTCGAGAGTTTGCTAGCCCGCTGCAAGCAAATTGGGGACCAGTTCATCTTGACCCGGAGCACAATCTCGACCCGGTTTAAGGAGCTCCAGACCCGCGAGGAGGAAATTGGGCGCCGGGAGAAGCTTCTGGAAGAGAAAGAGTCCGGCTTTAAGTCGAAGGAGGAGGAGTTGGATGCAATTGAGGAGGGCATTACAGAGAAGCTACTGGAGTTTGAAGAAGGTAAGACCCAATTGGAAAGACTTAATTTTTCGATTGATGATAAAGAGAGGAGGGTTTTGGAAGTTGAGGAATTGATTAGGGTAAAAGAGAGGGAGTGTGATTTGATCGAAAATCGTATCGAAAAGGGTACCAATATGATGATTAGGATTGAGGAGAGTATTAAAGAAATGGATTTGAAGGTGAAAGGTTTTGACTTGCATAAGAAAGAAATGGAGGATTGGAGCAGTAAGCTTGAATTGAAAGAGAAGGAACTAGAGAGGTTGTTTGAGAAGCTTAGATTGAAAGAGGCGTTATTAGAAccaaatgttgtagagcttcaTGTTCTTGCTAACAGCGTCGAAGAGTGCCTCAATGAAGCTCAAAGGAGGGAGAGGGAAGTTGAATTGAAAGGGAGACGAGTTGAATCAAGGGTTAAGGAAGTAGAGTTGGCTGAGATGAGGGTCGAAGAGTGCCTCAATGAAGCTCAAAGGAGGGAGAGGGAAGTTGAATTGAAAGAGAGACGAGTTGAATCAAGAGTTAAGGAAGTTGAGTTGGCTGAGATGAGGGTCAATGAGTGCCTCAATGAAGGTCAGAGGAAAGAGAGGGAAGTTGAATTGAAAGAGAGACGAGTTGAATCAAGAGTTAAGGAAGTTGAGTTGGCTGAGATGAGGGTCAATGAGTGCCTCAATGAAGCTCACAGGAAAGAGAAGGAAGTTGAATCGAAAGTTAAGGAACTTGAGTTGACTGAGATGAGGGTCAAGGAACGCCTCAATAAGGTTGAATTGAAAGAAGAGCATCTTTGTTTAATGGAGAAGTTGatggaagaaaacaaaagacGTTTGGATGTACTCATGAAGACTTCAGAAGAGTTGGAAAAACACTTGGATTCACTCCAAAAGTCGGTGGAAGAGCGCGAAAGGAATTTGGATTTGGTATCTGATGAACTTAAAGGGAAAGAGAGGGAATTTCAACAGCGGGCCGAAGCGCTTGAATTGAACTGGGCGCAATTTGATTCGCCAGGGAAGATTCAGCAGTTGGAATATACACCTGGGGTTGACAATGCGGTTGTTTCTTCATCTG TGACCAACAACATTTCTTCCTTTGTCAAAGCGGACGAACCAGAATCTTCACTGTCTAAAAATGCAGCAAGTTTTCTTTCCTCAAATCTTCAACCAAATGCCACCAGTGATGAAGGATATGTCCCAGGGTTTCTAAATGAGAATTTAAGTGGGAATAATTTCATAGATAATGAATTGGCTGCTTCTCTTCGGTTGTTACAGGACCCAGCTAAACTCGTGTTATATAATATGCAAAAATCCCTTGATCAGTACTTAAGAAATGGATATTTTGAAGAAAGTATAATGTCAGGTAACCTTTCCATATTGAAGGAGCTAATGAGTATTTCACCACATGTTGGACCTCATCTGAAAGTAGATGCAACATATCTAGCATCCCAGTGGAAAACAAAGATGAGAGGCAATACCAAAAATTCAGTGGAGAGTTTGGCATTCTTGTTGTTTATAACTCTGTATGGATTGGTTTCTATGTTGAATGTAGATGAGATAGTAAAGCTTCTTGGGTTGATTTCTCAGAATAAAAGGGCTCTCGAATTATGTCAGACACATGCTTTTGCAGTTAAGATCGCTG CTGATAATATGCAATTCTCTTGA
- the LOC112191322 gene encoding centrosomal protein of 290 kDa isoform X2 gives MEEMISDLKESEVDQIALAEAFESLLARCKQIGDQFILTRSTISTRFKELQTREEEIGRREKLLEEKESGFKSKEEELDAIEEGITEKLLEFEEGKTQLERLNFSIDDKERRVLEVEELIRVKERECDLIENRIEKGTNMMIRIEESIKEMDLKVKGFDLHKKEMEDWSSKLELKEKELERLFEKLRLKEALLEPNVVELHVLANSVEECLNEAQRREREVELKGRRVESRVKEVELAEMRVEECLNEAQRREREVELKERRVESRVKEVELAEMRVNECLNEGQRKEREVELKERRVESRVKECLNEAHRKEKEVESKVKELELTEMRVKERLNKVELKEEHLCLMEKLMEENKRRLDVLMKTSEELEKHLDSLQKSVEERERNLDLVSDELKGKEREFQQRAEALELNWAQFDSPGKIQQLEYTPGVDNAVVSSSVTNNISSFVKADEPESSLSKNAASFLSSNLQPNATSDEGYVPGFLNENLSGNNFIDNELAASLRLLQDPAKLVLYNMQKSLDQYLRNGYFEESIMSGNLSILKELMSISPHVGPHLKVDATYLASQWKTKMRGNTKNSVESLAFLLFITLYGLVSMLNVDEIVKLLGLISQNKRALELCQTHAFAVKIADLIHSLIERKQLPVAVRCICMLKFTDMLPLVPLLEEYVQDAMESFKEICGLRITPDEKVKIFKKQIADARALVQCLKDYNLGSEHPSNAIEIQIVQLETLAENWKLLVPPLCPSIIDQHKDGKRKKHNTSTSDPEFQPQQQRKMKIVFRGIGP, from the exons ATGGAAGAGATGATCTCGGATTTGAAAGAATCGGAGGTAGACCAAATTGCTCTGGCCGAAGCATTCGAGAGTTTGCTAGCCCGCTGCAAGCAAATTGGGGACCAGTTCATCTTGACCCGGAGCACAATCTCGACCCGGTTTAAGGAGCTCCAGACCCGCGAGGAGGAAATTGGGCGCCGGGAGAAGCTTCTGGAAGAGAAAGAGTCCGGCTTTAAGTCGAAGGAGGAGGAGTTGGATGCAATTGAGGAGGGCATTACAGAGAAGCTACTGGAGTTTGAAGAAGGTAAGACCCAATTGGAAAGACTTAATTTTTCGATTGATGATAAAGAGAGGAGGGTTTTGGAAGTTGAGGAATTGATTAGGGTAAAAGAGAGGGAGTGTGATTTGATCGAAAATCGTATCGAAAAGGGTACCAATATGATGATTAGGATTGAGGAGAGTATTAAAGAAATGGATTTGAAGGTGAAAGGTTTTGACTTGCATAAGAAAGAAATGGAGGATTGGAGCAGTAAGCTTGAATTGAAAGAGAAGGAACTAGAGAGGTTGTTTGAGAAGCTTAGATTGAAAGAGGCGTTATTAGAAccaaatgttgtagagcttcaTGTTCTTGCTAACAGCGTCGAAGAGTGCCTCAATGAAGCTCAAAGGAGGGAGAGGGAAGTTGAATTGAAAGGGAGACGAGTTGAATCAAGGGTTAAGGAAGTAGAGTTGGCTGAGATGAGGGTCGAAGAGTGCCTCAATGAAGCTCAAAGGAGGGAGAGGGAAGTTGAATTGAAAGAGAGACGAGTTGAATCAAGAGTTAAGGAAGTTGAGTTGGCTGAGATGAGGGTCAATGAGTGCCTCAATGAAGGTCAGAGGAAAGAGAGGGAAGTTGAATTGAAAGAGAGACGAGTTGAATCAAGAGTTAAGGAA TGCCTCAATGAAGCTCACAGGAAAGAGAAGGAAGTTGAATCGAAAGTTAAGGAACTTGAGTTGACTGAGATGAGGGTCAAGGAACGCCTCAATAAGGTTGAATTGAAAGAAGAGCATCTTTGTTTAATGGAGAAGTTGatggaagaaaacaaaagacGTTTGGATGTACTCATGAAGACTTCAGAAGAGTTGGAAAAACACTTGGATTCACTCCAAAAGTCGGTGGAAGAGCGCGAAAGGAATTTGGATTTGGTATCTGATGAACTTAAAGGGAAAGAGAGGGAATTTCAACAGCGGGCCGAAGCGCTTGAATTGAACTGGGCGCAATTTGATTCGCCAGGGAAGATTCAGCAGTTGGAATATACACCTGGGGTTGACAATGCGGTTGTTTCTTCATCTG TGACCAACAACATTTCTTCCTTTGTCAAAGCGGACGAACCAGAATCTTCACTGTCTAAAAATGCAGCAAGTTTTCTTTCCTCAAATCTTCAACCAAATGCCACCAGTGATGAAGGATATGTCCCAGGGTTTCTAAATGAGAATTTAAGTGGGAATAATTTCATAGATAATGAATTGGCTGCTTCTCTTCGGTTGTTACAGGACCCAGCTAAACTCGTGTTATATAATATGCAAAAATCCCTTGATCAGTACTTAAGAAATGGATATTTTGAAGAAAGTATAATGTCAGGTAACCTTTCCATATTGAAGGAGCTAATGAGTATTTCACCACATGTTGGACCTCATCTGAAAGTAGATGCAACATATCTAGCATCCCAGTGGAAAACAAAGATGAGAGGCAATACCAAAAATTCAGTGGAGAGTTTGGCATTCTTGTTGTTTATAACTCTGTATGGATTGGTTTCTATGTTGAATGTAGATGAGATAGTAAAGCTTCTTGGGTTGATTTCTCAGAATAAAAGGGCTCTCGAATTATGTCAGACACATGCTTTTGCAGTTAAGATCGCTG ATCTTATTCACAGTCTTATTGAAAGGAAGCAGCTGCCTGTGGCTGTTAGATGTATTTGCATGCTCAAGTTCACTGACATGCTCCCCCTAGTACCACTCCTAGAAGAGTATGTGCAGGATGCAATGGAAAGTTTCAAAGAAATTTGTGGGTTAAGGATTACTCCTGATGAAAAG GTCAAGATTTTTAAAAAACAAATAGCTGATGCAAGAGCTTTGGTTCAATGCCTCAAAGATTACAACCTTGGATCCGAACACCCGTCCAATGCCATTGAAATACAAATAGTTCAGCTGGAAACACTGGCGGAGAATTGGAAACTTTTGGTGCCCCCTCTTTGTCCCAGTATCATTGATCAACACAAGgatggaaaaagaaagaagcataATACTAGCACTTCTGACCCTGAGTTCCAACCACAACAGCAGCGTAAAATGAAGATTGTCTTTCGTGGTATTGGACCCTAG